Proteins from one Desulforhopalus sp. genomic window:
- a CDS encoding AMP-binding protein — translation MIVDYSIDSFAVAIRELLQGPIFPGREFVRGGATFAEVYAMAANLQMTLADRRLPDEAVCLAVENKAIVAAALLASLAGGPPLLLPYAFSANALAQLQQTTGYTTAIADSPREFPAGIQVLCPQANETGRLTVNGQPSLRGELLKIFTGGSTGTPQVWSKTRMNMLSEGLVLAKYFAVTKDDCILATIPPYHIYGLLFSVLLPLVAGAAVVDESPSFPNEIVLLAERHRVTHLVSVPAHYRVLGDRQMAIRLAFSSAGMLDAEDNRHFYSNNPAGIVEVYGSTETGGIATRNRSQGEEFFTPFPTVAWKIADSRLALTSPYLSPELPLDRDGYFTINDRVEAKGPGQFALKGRTDTVTKVGGKRVDLGEISALIKKEAGVVDCVVIALPEAGGRGNRIGALVQGEHADTDAIRKMLADSLEPYALPRLLKKVERIPLSQNGKYDWTAIVQLLQK, via the coding sequence ATGATAGTTGATTATTCAATAGATTCCTTTGCCGTGGCCATCCGGGAGCTGCTCCAGGGGCCGATCTTTCCGGGCAGGGAGTTTGTCCGCGGCGGCGCCACCTTTGCCGAGGTCTACGCCATGGCCGCCAACCTGCAGATGACCTTGGCGGATCGCCGGCTGCCGGACGAGGCGGTGTGTCTTGCCGTGGAGAACAAGGCGATTGTCGCGGCGGCCCTCCTCGCCTCCCTGGCCGGCGGTCCGCCCCTGCTCCTCCCCTATGCTTTTTCCGCCAACGCCCTGGCCCAGCTGCAGCAGACCACCGGCTATACCACCGCCATTGCCGATTCTCCCAGGGAATTCCCGGCCGGCATACAAGTACTCTGCCCTCAAGCGAACGAAACCGGTCGTCTCACGGTCAATGGCCAGCCTTCGCTGCGGGGTGAACTGCTGAAGATCTTCACCGGCGGCTCAACCGGCACGCCGCAGGTCTGGTCGAAAACCAGAATGAACATGCTCAGTGAGGGACTGGTCCTTGCCAAATACTTCGCCGTCACCAAGGACGACTGCATCCTCGCCACCATCCCGCCCTACCATATCTACGGCCTGCTGTTCTCGGTGCTGCTGCCGCTTGTCGCCGGGGCAGCGGTTGTTGATGAATCCCCGTCCTTTCCCAACGAAATCGTGTTATTAGCGGAAAGACACCGGGTAACCCATCTGGTCAGCGTCCCTGCCCACTACCGGGTCTTGGGCGACCGGCAGATGGCCATCCGCCTGGCCTTCTCATCGGCCGGTATGCTCGATGCCGAGGACAACCGCCATTTTTATAGCAATAATCCGGCCGGTATCGTCGAGGTCTACGGGTCAACCGAGACCGGTGGCATCGCTACCCGCAATCGCTCGCAGGGCGAGGAATTCTTCACCCCTTTTCCAACCGTTGCCTGGAAGATTGCCGATTCCCGTCTGGCCCTTACCTCGCCCTATCTCTCCCCGGAATTACCCCTTGATAGGGACGGCTACTTTACCATCAACGACCGGGTTGAGGCTAAAGGCCCCGGACAGTTTGCCCTGAAGGGCCGCACCGACACGGTGACCAAGGTGGGCGGCAAGCGGGTCGATCTGGGCGAAATCAGCGCCCTCATCAAAAAAGAAGCGGGGGTGGTCGATTGCGTGGTCATTGCCCTGCCCGAGGCCGGCGGCCGAGGCAATCGTATCGGCGCCCTGGTGCAGGGCGAACACGCCGATACCGATGCCATCAGAAAAATGCTCGCCGATTCCCTGGAACCCTACGCCCTGCCCCGCCTCCTGAAAAAGGTCGAGCGGATTCCCCTCAGTCAAAACGGCAAGTACGACTGGACTGCCATCGTCCAGCTTCTGCAAAAATGA
- a CDS encoding radical SAM protein, whose translation MKFKLIYPKWTKLDRQTEFHLPPHGPVVFAATLPDYVDVDFVDENLETIDFDEAVDFVGISMMLTIQVKRGWEIADIYRKKGIKVIFGGIATMLHAEETMQHADAVFLGEAEGRMEQVLLDFRQNKLQPLYDFINDRPDIALVGPARRDILNRKIYNHKGVQMVDLVHASRGCRFNCYPCAVSYLGGRSFRPRPIDKAVAEMAGIDNNRMFIVDNSLAQDTKWEMDLFREMIPLKKHWCSHPIEDKPEVLDLAAQAGAWYVYQAVFDTSDYIKERIKRYHDYGIGVEGTILLGLDSHTEDYIKRFIDFLLEIELDLAEFTVLTPFPHTKAWTELSQQNRILSTDWNEFSADRVVYQPKHMSAERLQELLDYAWNTFYREESQSIKMAKLFKQVVKKEMIKNSFQPRDRKLAGQTFGKAVTR comes from the coding sequence ATGAAATTTAAACTCATCTACCCGAAATGGACCAAGCTCGACCGGCAAACTGAATTTCATCTGCCGCCGCATGGCCCGGTGGTCTTTGCCGCAACCCTCCCCGACTATGTCGACGTCGATTTTGTCGATGAAAACCTGGAAACCATCGATTTCGACGAGGCCGTCGATTTTGTCGGCATCTCGATGATGCTCACCATCCAGGTCAAGAGAGGCTGGGAGATAGCCGATATCTATCGCAAAAAAGGTATCAAGGTGATCTTTGGCGGGATCGCTACCATGCTCCATGCCGAAGAGACCATGCAACACGCCGACGCGGTCTTTTTAGGCGAGGCCGAGGGCCGCATGGAGCAGGTGCTTCTTGACTTCCGGCAAAACAAGCTGCAGCCCCTCTACGATTTTATCAACGACCGGCCGGACATCGCCCTGGTTGGCCCGGCGCGGCGGGACATCCTCAACCGCAAGATCTACAACCATAAGGGCGTGCAGATGGTCGATCTGGTACACGCCTCGCGTGGCTGCCGCTTCAATTGCTACCCTTGTGCCGTATCCTATCTCGGCGGCAGGTCGTTCCGGCCGCGGCCCATCGACAAGGCGGTGGCGGAGATGGCCGGCATAGACAACAACCGGATGTTCATCGTCGATAATTCTCTCGCCCAGGACACAAAATGGGAGATGGATCTCTTTCGGGAGATGATCCCTTTAAAGAAACACTGGTGTTCCCATCCCATTGAAGACAAGCCGGAGGTCCTCGACCTCGCCGCCCAGGCCGGGGCCTGGTACGTCTATCAGGCGGTCTTCGATACCTCCGACTATATTAAAGAGCGGATCAAGCGTTACCACGATTACGGCATCGGTGTCGAGGGTACCATCCTCCTCGGCCTTGACAGCCACACCGAAGACTATATCAAGCGCTTTATCGACTTTCTTCTGGAGATCGAGCTCGATCTTGCCGAGTTCACCGTCCTGACCCCCTTCCCGCACACCAAGGCCTGGACGGAACTGAGCCAGCAAAACCGCATTCTCTCAACAGACTGGAACGAGTTTTCCGCCGACCGGGTGGTGTACCAGCCAAAGCACATGAGTGCCGAAAGGCTGCAGGAGCTGCTCGATTACGCCTGGAACACCTTTTACCGCGAAGAATCCCAGTCAATAAAGATGGCCAAGCTCTTCAAGCAGGTGGTAAAAAAAGAGATGATCAAGAATTCCTTTCAACCCCGCGACCGAAAGCTCGCCGGACAGACCTTCGGCAAGGCGGTAACCAGGTGA
- the fabG gene encoding 3-oxoacyl-ACP reductase FabG: MTDTSEQKIAIITGGSRGIGRAICIELAQQGYYTVINYMRDENGATETLASIQQAGGAGEICQFDVRDPQRTEQVVEDIAGRFGRIDVLINNAGIIADGLFMMMPPENWQSVIDTTLKGFYNMTRPTIEKMVRKRRGSIVSISSASSMMANRGQANYSAAKAGLNAASRAVATEVARLGIRINVVAPGLIDTEMIQDAPKDHIKTLIPMARIGKPEEVAKVVGFLCSDAASYVTGQILSVNGGMF; the protein is encoded by the coding sequence ATGACGGACACTAGCGAACAAAAAATTGCCATAATAACCGGCGGCAGCAGGGGGATCGGCAGAGCCATCTGTATCGAACTGGCGCAACAGGGTTATTATACTGTTATCAACTACATGCGCGATGAAAATGGCGCAACCGAGACCCTTGCCTCTATCCAGCAGGCCGGTGGTGCGGGCGAGATATGCCAGTTCGATGTCCGCGACCCGCAGCGAACCGAACAGGTGGTTGAAGACATCGCTGGCCGCTTCGGCAGGATCGATGTCCTCATCAACAACGCTGGCATCATCGCCGACGGCCTGTTCATGATGATGCCCCCGGAAAACTGGCAATCGGTCATCGACACCACCCTCAAGGGATTTTACAATATGACCCGGCCGACCATTGAAAAGATGGTGCGCAAACGCCGGGGATCGATCGTCTCTATTTCATCGGCCAGCTCGATGATGGCCAACCGCGGCCAGGCCAACTACTCAGCGGCCAAGGCCGGATTGAATGCCGCCAGCAGAGCGGTTGCCACCGAGGTGGCGCGGCTGGGTATCCGCATTAACGTTGTTGCCCCCGGCCTCATCGACACCGAGATGATCCAGGATGCCCCGAAGGACCACATCAAGACCCTCATCCCCATGGCCCGCATCGGCAAGCCGGAAGAGGTTGCCAAGGTGGTCGGTTTTCTCTGCTCCGACGCCGCCTCGTACGTCACCGGCCAGATTCTCTCCGTCAATGGCGGGATGTTTTAG
- a CDS encoding phosphopantetheine-binding protein yields the protein MQQLIDELKVKLIEILNLQDVTPEKFDENAQLVGGELGIDSIDVLEMVVMVEKDYGIVINNQEVGEKVFSSLASLARHIKENSAKAAP from the coding sequence ATGCAACAATTGATAGATGAACTGAAAGTCAAACTGATCGAGATCCTCAATTTGCAGGATGTAACTCCTGAAAAATTTGATGAAAATGCCCAGTTGGTGGGTGGTGAACTCGGTATCGACTCCATTGATGTCCTGGAGATGGTGGTCATGGTTGAAAAGGACTATGGCATTGTCATCAATAATCAGGAGGTCGGCGAAAAGGTCTTTTCTTCCCTGGCAAGTCTTGCCCGTCATATCAAAGAGAATTCAGCCAAGGCAGCGCCTTGA
- a CDS encoding beta-ketoacyl-[acyl-carrier-protein] synthase family protein, whose protein sequence is MTRSTIHICGMGIVSSLGTGLAATTMALRENCSAIKPLDLFPVLHGAPLPVGQVSGLPVNGALPRTHRLASLAAKQAMTGAGLSPEAIVIGTTTGGIATTEQLLREGSCTKELYQYHGLHTVARHLAGELGCTGPALTVSTACSSGAVAIALALRMLRSGMVKSVLAGGVDSLSRLTYYGFHSLQLVDRNGCKPLDAGRQGMAVAEGAAMLLLTAEHSEKSLATLAGAGLSCDAHHGAAPHPEGLGAFLAMQRALLDAGLQPEDIGYINLHGTGTPDNDLAESKAVRRLFAVPPPLSSIKGASGHSLAASGAIEAVVSVLTVSQGLLPANTSLHTVDPALGLNPLTLPKEQTVSAVLSNSFGFGGNNGSLVIAAADFRCRDAARQSGGGLAIHGYSCLTGAGDLAATMAVLATGVSVAGMAGTDALSAGLPLQLIRRLKRLPRISLALATMAHKDSGDEGQKPGSVFMGTGWGALSETYDFLARLTETGEQFPSPTDFVGSVHNGPASQVAIMFGATGPNITTSGGDYSFEQALLAADLACDDDVRPVLILGAEEGHATFSPLLDASITPGSTLTDGGAAFCATRKSDGAICRITVPFYGSSQYPEVISALIDSLAASQHRQKRYALILAGIPAAMHDQGEGQLAQFLSQTKMPVPVVRYRQFTGEFAAASAVAAAFAVSFIEAGMVPGILVGGEDLAIDTSTSKILILGLGENITAMELGRP, encoded by the coding sequence TTGACGAGGAGCACCATCCATATTTGCGGCATGGGGATAGTCAGTTCCCTGGGCACCGGTCTTGCCGCAACAACAATGGCCTTGCGGGAAAACTGTTCGGCTATTAAGCCCTTGGATTTGTTCCCCGTACTCCACGGAGCCCCCTTACCGGTGGGCCAGGTAAGTGGCCTGCCGGTGAACGGCGCCCTGCCGCGCACCCACCGGCTGGCAAGCCTTGCCGCCAAGCAGGCCATGACCGGGGCCGGATTGTCGCCCGAAGCGATCGTTATCGGCACAACCACCGGCGGCATAGCCACCACCGAGCAGCTCTTACGTGAAGGAAGCTGCACCAAGGAACTCTATCAATATCACGGCTTACATACCGTCGCCCGGCATCTTGCCGGGGAGCTCGGCTGCACGGGCCCGGCACTGACCGTCTCCACTGCCTGCTCGTCCGGGGCCGTGGCCATCGCTCTTGCCCTGCGGATGCTGCGTTCCGGCATGGTCAAGTCTGTTCTTGCCGGGGGCGTCGATTCGCTGTCCCGCCTGACCTATTACGGTTTCCATTCCCTGCAGCTGGTCGATCGCAACGGCTGCAAACCGCTCGATGCCGGCCGGCAGGGTATGGCTGTGGCGGAAGGGGCGGCGATGCTGCTGCTTACCGCGGAACACAGCGAAAAAAGCCTTGCCACCCTGGCTGGTGCCGGTCTTTCCTGTGACGCTCACCATGGCGCGGCCCCGCACCCGGAGGGGCTTGGGGCCTTTCTGGCGATGCAGCGCGCCTTGCTGGATGCCGGCCTGCAGCCTGAGGATATTGGCTATATCAACCTCCATGGTACCGGAACGCCGGATAACGATCTGGCGGAGTCGAAGGCGGTACGCAGGCTGTTTGCCGTTCCCCCGCCACTTTCGTCGATCAAGGGGGCATCCGGCCATAGCCTTGCCGCATCCGGGGCCATTGAGGCGGTGGTGTCGGTGCTGACCGTATCACAAGGTCTGCTGCCGGCTAACACCAGCCTGCATACTGTCGATCCGGCCCTCGGCCTGAACCCTCTCACCCTACCCAAAGAGCAAACAGTATCTGCGGTACTTTCCAATTCTTTTGGCTTTGGCGGCAATAATGGTTCGCTGGTGATTGCCGCGGCGGACTTTCGTTGCCGGGACGCTGCCCGGCAATCCGGGGGAGGTCTGGCTATTCACGGCTATTCTTGTCTGACCGGAGCGGGGGACCTGGCTGCCACCATGGCAGTGCTGGCAACAGGGGTATCTGTTGCCGGGATGGCCGGAACCGATGCCCTTTCCGCCGGCCTGCCGCTGCAGCTGATACGTCGGCTGAAGCGTTTACCGCGGATTTCTCTGGCCCTGGCGACTATGGCTCACAAGGATTCCGGTGATGAAGGCCAAAAACCCGGCTCTGTCTTTATGGGCACCGGCTGGGGAGCCCTGTCGGAAACCTACGATTTTCTCGCCCGTCTCACCGAGACCGGCGAACAATTTCCAAGCCCCACCGACTTTGTTGGTTCGGTGCACAATGGACCGGCCAGCCAGGTGGCGATTATGTTTGGGGCCACCGGGCCCAATATTACCACAAGCGGGGGCGATTATTCCTTTGAGCAGGCCCTGCTCGCCGCCGATCTGGCCTGTGACGACGACGTGCGGCCGGTACTCATCCTTGGCGCCGAGGAGGGCCATGCAACCTTTTCACCCCTCCTCGATGCCTCGATTACCCCGGGATCGACACTTACCGACGGTGGCGCGGCCTTTTGTGCCACAAGGAAATCAGATGGGGCAATATGCCGTATTACCGTTCCTTTTTATGGAAGCAGTCAATACCCGGAGGTCATTTCGGCGCTCATCGACAGTCTTGCCGCAAGCCAGCACCGGCAGAAACGCTATGCTCTGATTCTGGCTGGCATACCGGCGGCCATGCACGACCAGGGCGAGGGCCAGCTGGCACAGTTCCTGAGCCAGACCAAGATGCCGGTGCCGGTGGTTCGCTACCGGCAGTTTACCGGCGAGTTTGCCGCGGCTTCTGCTGTTGCCGCGGCCTTTGCCGTATCTTTTATAGAGGCGGGGATGGTCCCGGGAATCCTTGTCGGCGGTGAGGACCTGGCAATAGACACCTCAACCAGCAAGATCCTCATTCTCGGCCTGGGAGAAAACATCACCGCCATGGAGCTCGGCAGACCATGA
- a CDS encoding ACP dehydratase gives MTEFPPATSFPLPQRAAALLPHRPPMLFVDSLLARDGDRSTVQAVLPSAGICVAEGRLLPEYFIELIAQAAALGSGYDGLCAGRAARDGMLVGIDGFSLPGQAASGRTVRIETAITFRFGAIKLIHGEVYDDQKLLAAGDIKVWEDPGDDAAR, from the coding sequence ATGACTGAATTCCCTCCCGCAACCTCTTTCCCTTTGCCCCAGCGTGCCGCGGCGCTCTTGCCCCACCGGCCGCCGATGCTCTTTGTCGATTCGCTGCTCGCCCGCGATGGCGACCGGTCAACAGTCCAGGCGGTGCTGCCTTCTGCCGGTATCTGCGTTGCGGAGGGCCGGCTTTTGCCGGAGTATTTCATCGAGTTGATCGCCCAGGCAGCGGCCCTGGGAAGCGGCTATGACGGTCTCTGTGCCGGCAGGGCGGCGCGTGACGGCATGTTGGTGGGCATTGACGGATTCTCCTTGCCCGGCCAGGCCGCATCAGGGAGAACTGTCCGGATTGAAACGGCAATCACCTTTAGATTTGGCGCAATTAAATTGATACATGGTGAGGTCTATGACGATCAGAAATTACTTGCGGCAGGCGATATCAAGGTGTGGGAGGATCCTGGTGACGATGCGGCGCGTTAA
- a CDS encoding outer membrane lipoprotein carrier protein LolA, protein MRRVNSPSFLSRLAVAILSGWVLLLVAGVPPVFAAEAEELQSFLTEIQAASDKVRSFSSEFVQERRLALFAEPVIFRGSLVVVRPDRLRWEFISPVPSVLIFRGDRGIRCNDKAPPVHFDLGADPIMRAVAEQLWLWLGGDYSRLNATYQMEKAGPVSLRISPKDQAMLEYITSITITFNKTSKQPEKVEIVDPGGDTTVISFHSYVLNSKTPDVLFALCGTNE, encoded by the coding sequence ATGCGGCGCGTTAATTCCCCATCATTTCTTTCTCGTCTTGCTGTAGCGATACTGTCGGGCTGGGTTTTGTTGCTGGTGGCTGGCGTCCCACCGGTATTTGCCGCGGAGGCCGAAGAACTCCAGAGTTTTCTAACTGAAATACAGGCGGCCTCCGATAAGGTCCGGTCTTTTTCCAGTGAATTTGTCCAGGAGAGAAGGCTCGCCCTCTTTGCCGAACCGGTGATCTTCCGCGGCTCCCTAGTCGTTGTCCGGCCTGACCGCTTGCGCTGGGAATTTATCTCGCCCGTGCCCTCCGTCCTTATCTTCCGTGGTGATCGGGGCATTCGCTGCAATGACAAGGCGCCGCCGGTCCATTTCGATCTCGGTGCCGACCCGATCATGCGCGCCGTTGCCGAACAGCTCTGGCTATGGCTGGGAGGGGATTATTCGCGTTTAAACGCCACTTACCAGATGGAAAAAGCCGGGCCCGTATCGCTGCGTATAAGCCCGAAGGACCAGGCAATGCTCGAATATATCACCAGTATCACCATCACCTTCAACAAAACCAGCAAACAACCTGAAAAGGTAGAGATCGTCGACCCAGGCGGCGACACGACCGTCATCAGCTTCCACTCCTACGTCCTCAACAGCAAGACCCCTGACGTTCTCTTTGCCCTCTGTGGTACCAATGAGTAG
- a CDS encoding MMPL family transporter, protein MSRRAAIIRWLFVLGAFAVGMIFCNDLRLADDAIDLLPGEAVRGDLRMLKRMGLVDRLFITVSMKNEGGIPVTVSKKALQASTKKLGDLLNDSGQFSYVLARLPEGYEFSLFAGLQPSLPLLLDEGDIANLATMTSPEGIKAGLQNSFALLNSPAGIAMKKQVQVDPLGLITLALQKLNLMRSEYTVRIDEGFFMSKDGRSCLLVAESRKSLTDSEQAAAVEKILHAASGQALDAGIEATVIGSLPHTLANSRSIEKDLQLLLPLASVLMLLLFGVALRNIRFLVVVGVPYLAAPPAIALTSLFYDKLSGLALGFGIVLLGITVDVATHLYLAMTGAEGGSPRQAMKQVAKPLFYAVLTTAAVFVVLLFSQVPCHRQMALLAIFGVTLASLFAYLVIPAIAATQKNKPVRVKENHWLRLLSPRHPGQILAVWLVLVAFGLVTWPRLHYNGDLRGLDVPDQQVIEGERHFNATWGGGDEQAFVLATGSSLDEVLDRNYLVYRFLRESGVKKFQSFAPLLPGPSAQTRNQQGWQQFWEANRGDFEERFIKAAVARGFTEQAFLPFFHWLDTPPQPLLPEKFLGGPLQPLFSSMLKVPGEGVSEKDSYIAMTTIAIDDALLPQLLQFGEKTEGVRVLANKKWRAEVEHLLRYDVQTLSLIAGLLITLMVIYQFRNTRATLAVLAPVISSLAAMSIFCFLTGGQLNMMHLIMGLMVIGVSVDYGIFIVCAKLSGLEKVSERSVSLTAASSMIGFGVLAFAGHPALYALGVTVLIGVGVAWPTALWVSPALLVFGKKE, encoded by the coding sequence ATGAGTAGAAGGGCTGCGATTATCCGCTGGTTGTTCGTCCTTGGCGCCTTCGCCGTGGGCATGATCTTTTGTAACGATCTGCGGCTCGCCGATGATGCCATCGACCTGTTGCCGGGTGAGGCGGTGCGCGGCGACCTGAGGATGCTCAAGCGGATGGGCCTGGTGGATCGGCTGTTTATCACCGTCTCCATGAAAAATGAGGGGGGGATTCCTGTCACAGTCAGCAAGAAGGCCCTGCAGGCCAGTACCAAAAAGCTTGGCGACCTGCTGAATGACAGCGGTCAGTTTTCCTACGTGTTGGCCCGGCTGCCTGAAGGCTATGAATTTTCCCTCTTTGCCGGGCTACAGCCTTCCCTGCCGCTTCTTCTTGATGAAGGCGACATCGCCAATCTGGCTACCATGACCTCGCCGGAAGGCATTAAGGCCGGTCTGCAGAATTCCTTTGCGCTTCTAAACAGTCCGGCGGGCATTGCCATGAAGAAGCAGGTGCAGGTCGATCCTCTCGGTCTGATCACCCTGGCCTTGCAAAAGCTGAACCTCATGCGCTCTGAATACACGGTGCGTATTGATGAGGGCTTTTTCATGAGCAAAGATGGCAGAAGCTGCTTGTTGGTTGCCGAGAGCCGGAAGTCCCTCACCGATTCAGAACAGGCGGCGGCGGTAGAGAAGATCTTGCATGCCGCCTCCGGCCAGGCCCTTGATGCGGGAATCGAGGCGACGGTCATCGGCAGTCTGCCGCATACCCTCGCCAACAGCCGCTCCATCGAGAAAGACCTGCAGCTGTTGTTGCCGCTGGCCTCGGTGCTCATGCTGCTGTTGTTCGGGGTGGCCCTGCGCAATATCCGTTTTCTGGTGGTGGTCGGTGTGCCCTACCTGGCGGCGCCCCCGGCCATTGCTCTGACCAGCCTTTTCTACGACAAACTGAGCGGCCTTGCCCTCGGGTTCGGCATTGTTCTTTTAGGTATTACTGTCGATGTTGCCACCCATCTATATCTGGCCATGACCGGCGCCGAGGGGGGCAGTCCGCGTCAGGCGATGAAACAGGTGGCCAAGCCTTTGTTCTACGCCGTCCTGACCACAGCCGCCGTTTTTGTGGTTCTGCTCTTTTCGCAGGTGCCCTGCCACCGGCAGATGGCCTTGCTGGCGATCTTCGGGGTAACCCTTGCCTCTCTCTTTGCCTATCTGGTCATCCCGGCAATTGCCGCCACGCAAAAAAACAAACCGGTCCGGGTCAAGGAGAACCATTGGCTGCGGCTGCTGTCCCCGAGGCATCCCGGCCAGATTCTCGCAGTCTGGCTGGTCCTTGTGGCCTTTGGCCTGGTTACCTGGCCCCGGCTGCATTATAACGGCGATTTGCGTGGGCTGGACGTTCCCGATCAGCAGGTTATCGAGGGGGAGCGTCATTTCAACGCCACCTGGGGCGGGGGCGATGAGCAGGCCTTTGTCCTTGCCACCGGCAGCAGTCTTGATGAGGTCCTCGATAGAAATTATCTCGTCTATCGCTTTCTGCGGGAAAGCGGTGTGAAGAAGTTTCAATCCTTTGCTCCTCTATTGCCCGGTCCCAGCGCCCAGACCCGCAATCAGCAGGGCTGGCAGCAATTCTGGGAGGCGAACCGGGGAGATTTCGAGGAACGGTTCATAAAGGCGGCGGTCGCCCGTGGTTTTACCGAACAGGCCTTTCTGCCGTTTTTCCACTGGCTGGATACCCCGCCGCAGCCTCTGCTGCCGGAAAAATTCCTGGGTGGTCCTTTGCAGCCGCTGTTTTCTTCGATGCTCAAGGTGCCGGGGGAGGGGGTCAGTGAAAAGGATTCCTACATAGCCATGACCACGATCGCCATTGATGATGCACTTTTGCCTCAGCTTCTGCAGTTTGGCGAAAAGACCGAAGGGGTGCGGGTTCTCGCCAATAAAAAATGGCGGGCCGAGGTGGAGCACCTGCTCCGCTACGACGTCCAGACCCTGTCGCTTATCGCCGGTTTGCTTATCACCCTGATGGTCATCTATCAATTCCGCAACACCAGAGCGACGCTGGCGGTGCTGGCGCCGGTTATTTCGTCGCTTGCCGCCATGTCGATCTTCTGCTTTCTCACCGGTGGCCAATTGAACATGATGCACCTCATCATGGGGCTGATGGTGATCGGCGTCAGTGTAGATTATGGCATTTTTATTGTCTGCGCCAAGCTTTCCGGCCTGGAAAAGGTCTCGGAACGATCGGTGAGCCTGACCGCTGCCAGCTCCATGATCGGTTTTGGCGTCCTGGCCTTTGCCGGTCATCCCGCCCTATACGCCCTTGGAGTGACGGTGCTTATCGGTGTCGGTGTCGCCTGGCCGACTGCCCTTTGGGTCAGTCCGGCACTCCTCGTCTTTGGCAAGAAGGAGTGA
- a CDS encoding beta-hydroxyacyl-ACP dehydratase → MENSSLYGAMPECCLCVRLETLAEQHLQVVADFCFPPGYAGFQGHFPNQPLLPAIVQMAMVRYLAERTVQASLMPGGYRKVKFTGKIVPGDTVSVVADMQKNDQGWAVKFNLKKTDGQAVAAGFVQFLQ, encoded by the coding sequence ATGGAGAACTCTTCCCTTTACGGCGCCATGCCGGAATGTTGTCTTTGCGTGCGGCTTGAGACCCTGGCCGAGCAGCATCTGCAGGTGGTTGCTGATTTTTGCTTTCCCCCCGGCTATGCCGGGTTCCAGGGGCACTTCCCCAATCAGCCGCTTCTACCGGCGATTGTCCAGATGGCCATGGTACGGTATCTTGCCGAACGCACCGTGCAGGCCAGCCTTATGCCTGGCGGCTACCGGAAGGTTAAATTTACCGGCAAGATTGTGCCCGGCGATACGGTCAGTGTTGTTGCCGATATGCAGAAAAACGACCAGGGATGGGCGGTGAAATTTAACCTGAAAAAAACCGATGGCCAGGCAGTTGCAGCTGGATTTGTTCAATTTCTTCAGTAA
- a CDS encoding acyl-CoA thioesterase: MVYSPKYFPVRDGDPAPLVAMAKRRVRFEEVDVLGMVWHGHYASFFEDGRIAFGDIYGLTYQTYRDNNVMAPVVQMHLDYKIPLRFDEEITIETALHWAETARMNFSYLIYNGQGQLATSAYTVQLLTDPQGTLQLYTPDWLVEFKERWRQGAWPKP; encoded by the coding sequence ATGGTGTACTCTCCAAAATATTTCCCGGTCCGGGATGGTGATCCGGCCCCGCTGGTGGCTATGGCCAAGCGGCGGGTGCGCTTTGAAGAGGTCGATGTCCTCGGGATGGTCTGGCATGGTCATTATGCCAGCTTTTTCGAGGATGGGCGCATAGCCTTCGGCGACATCTACGGCCTGACCTACCAGACATACCGTGACAACAACGTGATGGCCCCGGTGGTGCAGATGCACCTTGATTATAAAATCCCCCTGCGCTTCGACGAAGAGATCACAATAGAAACGGCCCTGCACTGGGCGGAAACGGCCAGGATGAATTTTTCCTATCTCATTTACAATGGCCAGGGGCAATTGGCCACCAGTGCCTATACCGTACAACTCCTCACCGACCCGCAAGGGACGTTGCAGCTGTACACCCCTGACTGGCTGGTCGAATTCAAAGAAAGGTGGCGACAGGGAGCCTGGCCGAAACCGTGA